The following proteins come from a genomic window of Lycium ferocissimum isolate CSIRO_LF1 chromosome 4, AGI_CSIRO_Lferr_CH_V1, whole genome shotgun sequence:
- the LOC132054347 gene encoding polyol transporter 5-like — protein MIAPVYTAEVAPASCRGFFSSFPEVFINGGVLLGYVSNYAFSKLPLKLGWRFMLGIGVIPSVLLTLGVLAMPESPRWLVMQGRLRDAKRVLDKTSDTLEESKTRLTDIKEAAGIPQDCQDDIVSVTRRSSHGEGVWRELFLHPTPTVRHILIAAIGIHFFQQASGIDAVVLYSPRIYEKAGITKDNDRLLATIAVGCMKTFFILVATFLVDRVGRRVLLLSSCGGLILSLLGLATGLTIIDHSDHKLKWAIVLCIFTTLSSVAFFSIGMGPLAWVYSSETFPLRLRAQGSSIGVAVNRAISGVILMTFISLYKAISIGGAFFLYAGVAIVAWIFFYTLLPETRGRTLEEMEPLFGTYFRWRSTMKELKRKRVEGDGSAQVLMRDTSLALS, from the exons ATGATAGCTCCAGTTTACACTGCTGAGGTTGCTCCAGCCTCTTGTCGTggatttttctcttctttccctGAAGTTTTCATCAATGGAg GTGTGTTACTTGGTTATGTATCAAACTATGCATTTTCCAAGCTCCCTTTGAAATTGGGATGGAGGTTCATGCTTGGAATTGGAGTGATCCCATCAGTGTTGTTAACCCTTGGTGTCCTTGCCATGCCTGAATCACCACGTTGGCTAGTAATGCAGGGTCGTCTTAGAGATGCCAAGAGAGTTTTGGACAAAACTTCAGATACTTTAGAAGAATCCAAGACGAGATTAACTGACATTAAAGAAGCTGCTGGCATACCACAAGATTGCCAAGATGACATAGTTTCTGTCACACGACGTAGTTCCCACGGAGAAGGTGTATGGAGAGAGTTATTCCTCCATCCTACCCCCACCGTTCGTCATATTCTAATTGCAGCCATTGGTATTCATTTCTTCCAACAAGCAAGTGGTATAGATGCTGTGGTGCTCTACAGCCCGAGGATATACGAGAAAGCAG GCATTACTAAAGACAACGACAGACTACTTGCCACTATAGCAGTAGGATGTATGAAGACATTCTTTATCTTGGTTGCCACATTTTTGGTGGACAGGGTTGGAAGAAGAGTATTGCTTCTATCAAGTTGTGGTGGTTTGATTCTCTCTTTGCTAGGCCTGGCTACAGGCTTAACTATCATTGATCACTCAGATCATAAGCTAAAGTGGGCAATAGTCCTTTGTATATTTACAACATTGTCAAGTGTTGCATTCTTCTCAATTGGCATGGGTCCTTTAGCATGGGTATACAGTTCAGAGACCTTTCCATTGAGATTAAGAGCTCAAGGTTCTAGTATAGGGGTGGCAGTCAATAGGGCAATTAGTGGAGTAATTTTGATGACATTCATATCATTGTACAAGGCTATAAGTATTGGAGGGGCTTTTTTCTTGTACGCTGGTGTTGCAATTGTGGCTTGGATTTTCTTTTACACATTGTTACCGGAAACACGAGGCAGAACACTAGAGGAAATGGAGCCATTATTTGGTACTTACTTTAGGTGGAGATCAACCATGAAAGagttgaagagaaagagagTTGAAGGTGACGGTAGTGCTCAAGTTTTGATGAGAGATACATCGCTAGCTCTCTCATAA